From one Cytobacillus sp. IB215665 genomic stretch:
- a CDS encoding MerR family transcriptional regulator, translating to MKINDFAQKTGIPSSTLRFYDRKQVLVPEERLANGYRIYTENQIKQAQFIHSLRQADVSITDIQLYLTADQETKSKLVVGWRENIESKLSALHIAQKYLGGFHPENEGIYLVKWNEPRDFIWFTHTVERKMSPFHAFIESDRDKALQLGLTIFPEIYIRTHETNNTHMTGEIGFQIKSYYNEVSEEGINFESYPPTLFTTIKYPIHNEYICFHYMKVIQQYGFIPKGQKMERYESDDATYFQLMIPVMHSVN from the coding sequence ATGAAGATAAACGATTTTGCACAAAAAACAGGTATACCATCTAGTACTTTACGTTTTTATGACCGGAAACAAGTTCTTGTCCCTGAAGAAAGATTAGCTAACGGCTACCGTATATATACGGAAAATCAAATTAAGCAAGCTCAGTTTATACATTCGCTTCGACAGGCAGATGTTTCTATCACTGATATTCAACTATATTTAACAGCTGATCAAGAAACAAAATCAAAGCTTGTTGTGGGTTGGAGAGAAAATATCGAATCAAAGCTTTCTGCATTACATATTGCACAAAAGTACTTAGGAGGCTTTCATCCCGAGAATGAAGGTATTTACTTAGTTAAATGGAATGAACCTAGAGATTTTATATGGTTTACACATACAGTTGAAAGAAAAATGAGTCCATTTCACGCATTTATTGAGTCTGATCGAGATAAAGCTCTACAACTTGGTTTGACGATTTTTCCTGAAATTTACATAAGAACACATGAAACAAATAACACTCACATGACAGGAGAAATTGGCTTCCAAATTAAGAGTTATTATAATGAAGTAAGCGAAGAAGGAATTAATTTCGAATCTTATCCACCTACGCTTTTCACTACGATCAAGTATCCTATTCATAATGAGTATATTTGTTTTCATTATATGAAAGTTATCCAGCAGTATGGGTTTATTCCTAAGGGTCAAAAAATGGAGCGTTACGAAAGTGATGATGCTACTTATTTTCAGCTAATGATACCTGTAATGCATTCTGTCAACTAG
- a CDS encoding helix-turn-helix transcriptional regulator, with amino-acid sequence MKNLKLKMARVEHDLSQQELANKVGVSRQTIGLIELGKYNPTLQLCLAICKALNKTLDELFWDED; translated from the coding sequence GTGAAAAACTTAAAACTAAAAATGGCCAGAGTAGAACATGATTTATCACAACAAGAATTGGCAAACAAGGTGGGTGTATCTAGGCAAACAATAGGTTTAATAGAACTCGGTAAGTACAACCCTACATTGCAGTTATGTCTTGCTATTTGTAAAGCACTAAATAAAACGCTAGATGAGCTGTTTTGGGATGAAGATTAA
- a CDS encoding helix-turn-helix transcriptional regulator produces MKRADRLMAILIALQHKSETAQSLAAKFEVSKRTILRDMQALSEIGIPLYSMTGPSGGFHLMDGYQLPPLQFDVKEGLAILFALRAMTKIQDTPFNQERWTALDKIKAIIPDETLEQIDPILNHVELEIPNRNYKTPLLMSLLEYTVNSQWLNIKYRSKNHHRWVKILPKRVYTAHGFWYCEAYSHLHQEDRIFRVDRMDNIEVIELTDNMTPSQKPSEEDATSPAPPIRVIAKLTYQGALQLEQDPHIGHLVKNITDNEWEIDYMCPATEWNYTVNYFFSLGLNAHVVEPEAMRNEIFQLAQNMCHRYSDKRNSIGKAKSEINLKEQI; encoded by the coding sequence GTGAAAAGGGCTGACAGGCTGATGGCAATACTCATTGCATTACAGCATAAATCAGAAACTGCACAATCTTTAGCAGCTAAATTTGAAGTATCAAAAAGAACCATCTTACGAGACATGCAAGCATTATCCGAAATCGGCATTCCTCTATATTCTATGACTGGTCCTAGTGGAGGTTTTCATTTAATGGATGGCTATCAGCTACCACCACTACAATTTGATGTAAAAGAAGGGTTAGCTATACTATTCGCTCTTCGTGCAATGACAAAAATACAAGACACTCCTTTTAATCAAGAAAGATGGACAGCACTAGATAAAATCAAAGCAATAATACCTGATGAAACATTGGAACAAATAGACCCAATTCTTAATCATGTCGAATTAGAAATTCCTAATAGAAATTACAAAACCCCTTTGTTAATGTCATTGCTAGAATATACGGTAAACTCACAGTGGTTGAACATAAAATATAGATCCAAAAATCATCACCGCTGGGTCAAAATCCTCCCTAAAAGAGTATACACTGCTCACGGATTTTGGTATTGCGAAGCCTACTCTCATTTGCATCAAGAAGATCGCATTTTTAGAGTTGACCGCATGGACAACATTGAAGTCATTGAATTAACAGACAACATGACACCTAGTCAAAAACCTAGTGAAGAGGACGCAACAAGCCCTGCCCCTCCTATACGAGTTATTGCAAAATTAACTTATCAAGGTGCATTACAATTGGAGCAAGACCCTCATATCGGACATCTAGTAAAAAACATCACAGATAACGAATGGGAAATTGATTACATGTGTCCAGCAACAGAGTGGAATTATACTGTGAACTATTTTTTCTCTCTCGGATTAAATGCTCATGTGGTAGAACCAGAAGCTATGCGAAATGAGATTTTCCAGCTTGCACAGAACATGTGTCATCGTTATTCAGATAAAAGGAATTCAATTGGAAAAGCAAAATCAGAAATTAATTTAAAGGAGCAAATCTAA
- a CDS encoding DUF1835 domain-containing protein, whose protein sequence is MLELKNMIENLPENEAKSFLYLILRRIDMEKEPSNVEAQHLIKYLKQTIDDFIRIKREQSIDYKEFEKVHIVFGVSAGGSLKNGLKNLDKHHTEKIIHFRDTFSVGPLTDLEDSSGVGNRYHWLENHLIFEDGEIEKDIIRFKDTIRELNAIPLHIPIVIWAGENAHEQTGLRFVLHLLKDKCNPIFCINSSLSYIDVYKNHEINYKPLHTGEIAPDKLLSIYEKNSELQQPMSKEERIQLEEEWVELSTTHEVLRIWEQGKILSVDEDYYDEYIINTANELHQERQHTDFLKCATVIGHAIGHLEQYHGDLFFEYRVRHLILNGIFEIHGVPKAMRFYSVKLREIS, encoded by the coding sequence ATGTTAGAGCTAAAAAACATGATAGAAAATCTACCAGAAAACGAAGCAAAGTCATTCTTGTATTTAATTTTACGTAGAATTGATATGGAAAAAGAACCAAGCAATGTTGAGGCACAACATCTCATAAAATATCTTAAACAGACTATTGATGACTTTATTCGTATAAAAAGAGAACAATCTATAGATTATAAAGAGTTTGAAAAAGTACATATCGTCTTTGGTGTCTCAGCTGGAGGTAGTCTTAAAAATGGGTTAAAAAATTTAGACAAGCATCACACTGAGAAGATTATCCATTTCCGAGACACTTTCTCTGTAGGTCCATTAACAGATTTAGAGGATTCTAGCGGTGTAGGCAATAGATATCACTGGTTAGAAAATCATTTAATTTTTGAAGATGGGGAAATAGAGAAAGATATTATACGCTTTAAAGATACAATACGCGAGCTGAATGCAATTCCTTTACATATTCCTATCGTTATTTGGGCTGGAGAAAATGCTCATGAACAAACTGGATTAAGATTTGTTTTGCACTTGTTAAAAGATAAGTGTAACCCTATATTTTGTATAAATTCTTCCTTATCTTATATAGACGTATATAAAAATCATGAAATTAATTATAAGCCTTTGCATACAGGAGAGATTGCTCCTGATAAATTGTTAAGTATTTATGAGAAAAATAGTGAGCTTCAGCAGCCTATGTCTAAGGAAGAACGAATACAGCTCGAGGAAGAATGGGTAGAGCTATCAACGACTCATGAGGTACTGAGAATATGGGAGCAAGGCAAAATACTTAGTGTTGATGAAGATTACTATGATGAATATATTATTAATACCGCAAATGAATTACATCAGGAACGACAACATACTGATTTTTTGAAGTGTGCTACAGTGATAGGTCATGCCATTGGTCATTTAGAGCAATATCATGGTGATTTGTTTTTTGAATATCGAGTGAGACATTTAATCTTGAACGGAATTTTCGAGATCCATGGTGTACCAAAAGCAATGAGGTTTTATAGTGTGAAATTACGTGAAATTTCTTAA
- a CDS encoding VOC family protein, whose translation MLNKVCVITVKVDNMQEAIHFYTKMLDFKVSEHYGDKIVSLVQDEVPIVLEETGTKNTASNQNVLFGIISEDLDKDLTELKSRGVRLQFSEPKPCPPGRYLVIEDPAGNQIELVEFSNFN comes from the coding sequence ATGTTAAACAAAGTTTGTGTCATTACGGTTAAAGTAGATAATATGCAAGAAGCAATTCACTTTTATACAAAGATGTTGGACTTTAAAGTGTCTGAGCATTATGGTGACAAGATAGTTAGTTTAGTACAAGATGAGGTACCGATTGTTCTAGAGGAAACAGGGACGAAAAATACTGCATCAAACCAAAATGTGTTATTTGGTATTATATCAGAGGATCTTGATAAGGATTTGACGGAGTTAAAATCCAGAGGGGTAAGGCTCCAATTCAGTGAACCTAAACCATGCCCACCAGGTCGTTACCTTGTCATAGAGGATCCAGCAGGAAATCAAATTGAACTTGTTGAGTTTTCAAACTTTAATTGA
- a CDS encoding VOC family protein: MKLKKFTTNFIVENINQSIIFYQDVLGFQVEMIVDRNQNTDNQINESKDYVFAIMSKDNIVLMFQTPESMAEDVPVFKDITPGTSACYYLEVEGLKEFYQEIKTKVEVVKDLYTTWYGMEEFHIKDCNGNIIGFGERTEEA; encoded by the coding sequence ATGAAACTAAAAAAATTCACAACAAACTTTATTGTGGAAAATATTAATCAATCAATAATATTCTATCAAGATGTGTTAGGTTTTCAGGTCGAGATGATTGTAGATCGTAATCAAAATACCGACAATCAAATTAATGAAAGTAAAGACTATGTTTTTGCCATTATGAGCAAGGATAATATAGTGTTAATGTTTCAAACACCAGAAAGTATGGCAGAAGATGTGCCTGTATTTAAGGACATTACACCTGGGACATCTGCCTGCTATTATTTAGAAGTAGAGGGATTGAAAGAATTCTACCAAGAAATCAAAACAAAAGTTGAAGTCGTAAAAGACTTATACACAACTTGGTACGGTATGGAAGAATTCCATATCAAAGACTGCAACGGGAATATAATAGGGTTTGGAGAAAGAACTGAAGAAGCATAG
- a CDS encoding AraC family transcriptional regulator: MTSNVDHVKAVVQAVEYMKNNLDKEITTEELASLVGYSSYHFSRFFKEVTGISPRHYLSALRIEAGKQMLVRHSSPSIVKTMMSIGFSSLGSFSAKFKQFVGLPPKQFQVTTNDLYHFVNQYTEGENSVIQYFHPPVLTCHIEAPAGFKGFIFVGLFPRPIPDERPVIGTAFTQKQSSCIFSQIPTGTYYALAAGIPLSLNPKDYFLLEHALRGMYDDPIHVTGTTDQEVHIKLRSPLPFDPPILINLPQLLLEEVQKVRKK, from the coding sequence TTGACAAGTAATGTAGATCATGTCAAAGCTGTTGTCCAAGCGGTAGAATATATGAAAAATAACTTAGATAAAGAGATTACGACTGAAGAATTAGCGTCACTTGTGGGCTATAGCTCTTACCATTTTTCAAGGTTTTTTAAAGAAGTAACAGGAATATCACCTCGTCATTATTTGTCTGCGCTACGTATTGAGGCGGGTAAGCAAATGCTTGTCAGACATTCCTCTCCATCTATTGTCAAGACGATGATGTCCATCGGTTTTAGCAGCCTGGGAAGCTTTAGTGCAAAATTCAAACAATTTGTAGGTTTACCACCAAAGCAGTTTCAGGTAACTACAAACGACTTATATCATTTTGTTAATCAATACACAGAAGGAGAAAATTCAGTTATTCAATACTTTCATCCACCAGTTCTCACCTGTCATATAGAAGCACCAGCTGGATTTAAAGGGTTTATATTTGTTGGCTTATTTCCTCGACCGATCCCTGACGAAAGACCAGTTATTGGAACAGCATTTACTCAAAAACAATCGAGCTGTATATTTTCTCAAATCCCTACTGGGACTTATTATGCTCTTGCTGCAGGTATACCACTAAGCTTGAATCCTAAAGATTATTTCTTGCTAGAACATGCTTTACGTGGGATGTACGATGACCCGATTCACGTTACAGGTACTACAGATCAGGAGGTACACATTAAGTTAAGGAGCCCTTTGCCGTTCGATCCTCCGATCTTAATTAACTTACCACAATTATTATTAGAAGAGGTACAAAAAGTGCGGAAAAAATGA
- a CDS encoding DUF6773 family protein: MLGLKRHKQVDERLLNLQNKIYKEIYFMIMCITIISIIVKFIVYGVGSKFILTELIILIITGLYYMVRAGHLGIFTDEAEMHDRNSKIKLSTKNVIVGLIIGIFISVILATSSAINYANSKGESIYFFIIVFIASFMMYVPFFVGIISIPFLITKKKSDQVVRKGLEDIQGEWK, from the coding sequence TTGTTAGGGTTGAAAAGACATAAACAAGTTGATGAGCGCCTTTTGAATCTGCAAAACAAAATATACAAAGAGATATATTTCATGATCATGTGTATAACTATTATCTCAATAATTGTAAAGTTTATAGTGTATGGGGTAGGTTCAAAATTTATTTTGACAGAATTGATTATTTTAATTATTACGGGTTTGTATTATATGGTACGAGCGGGGCACTTAGGAATTTTTACAGATGAAGCAGAGATGCATGACCGTAATAGCAAGATAAAGCTATCTACGAAAAATGTAATTGTGGGTCTTATCATTGGAATATTTATATCTGTCATTTTAGCAACAAGTAGTGCCATAAATTATGCAAATAGTAAAGGAGAATCTATCTATTTCTTTATTATTGTGTTCATCGCATCCTTTATGATGTATGTACCTTTTTTTGTTGGTATTATATCCATACCGTTCCTAATTACAAAAAAGAAGAGTGACCAAGTTGTCCGAAAAGGGCTGGAGGATATTCAAGGTGAGTGGAAGTGA
- a CDS encoding VOC family protein — MLCSSIGWDGGFIMVDSDKFEEGVEWYVQYMGWECIDQFQTHVGKKAFFRLPIRDHFEQITLKSFESNIEHFQKNAQNEGHARLTFDVGDIDKTLDYFQTNNIIVSDVRELANGIKTFDISAFNGARLTAIHNPELEGEYPQARLIKFGTTISTIIGVSNLERSANWYKHNFGMEIITSFPDTRAVLMHAFTSPWNEKREPIPILLEEMIDSDFEQSNPAVRVYFDLKQKNMFFNTYELFKERGVTTSQIAGNPNMWAGFHVYDPDGNRINLWTYQIS, encoded by the coding sequence ATGTTATGTTCATCTATTGGTTGGGACGGTGGTTTCATTATGGTCGATTCTGATAAATTTGAAGAGGGAGTTGAATGGTATGTGCAGTATATGGGGTGGGAATGTATCGACCAATTCCAAACTCATGTAGGAAAAAAAGCATTCTTTCGTCTACCTATTCGTGATCATTTTGAACAAATTACATTGAAATCGTTTGAATCAAATATAGAGCATTTTCAAAAGAATGCTCAAAATGAAGGTCATGCTCGGCTAACATTTGATGTTGGAGATATTGATAAGACGCTGGATTATTTTCAAACAAACAATATTATTGTTTCTGATGTAAGGGAACTTGCTAATGGGATAAAAACATTTGATATAAGCGCTTTTAATGGTGCGAGATTAACAGCTATACATAACCCCGAGCTTGAAGGAGAGTACCCTCAGGCTAGGTTAATTAAATTTGGAACTACAATATCTACTATTATAGGAGTTTCTAATCTTGAGCGATCGGCAAACTGGTATAAACATAATTTTGGAATGGAAATAATAACTAGCTTTCCAGATACTCGAGCAGTCCTTATGCACGCTTTTACTTCACCATGGAATGAAAAGAGAGAACCAATACCGATATTATTAGAAGAAATGATAGACAGTGATTTTGAACAATCTAACCCAGCTGTACGAGTTTATTTTGATTTAAAACAAAAGAACATGTTTTTCAACACGTATGAATTGTTTAAAGAAAGAGGAGTAACAACGTCCCAAATTGCTGGGAATCCAAATATGTGGGCTGGTTTTCATGTGTATGATCCAGATGGTAACCGCATAAATCTGTGGACGTATCAGATCAGCTAA
- the putP gene encoding sodium/proline symporter PutP has product MHEATLITFIVYLILMLVIGFISYRLTKNLSDYVLGGRNLGPGVTALSAGASDMSSWLLLGLPGSAYLSGMNALWITVGLAIGAYLNWQFVARRLRAYTEISNNSITIPDFLENRFKDRSKILRITSAVVILIFFTLYISSGMVGGAILFENSFGLSYSSALWIGALVIVSYTFLGGFLAVSWTDFVQGILMFLALVIVPIVAITEMGGIGETIDRVASIDPTYLDAAADTTFIGVVSLLAWGLGYFGQPHILARFMAIKSVKDIPTARLIGMTWMILAALGAVFTGFVGIAYFADVPLANPEIVFIEFTQVLFDPWVSGFLLAAILAAIMSTIDSQLLVSSSAVVEDFYKSLYKKQAGDRELVWISRLSVVIIAIIAILLASNPESSVLELVSYAWAGFGAAFGPVILFSLFWKRMNGSGAAAGLFVGALTVMLWKNAEGGLFDLYEIVPGFIFASLAIVIVSLVGEKPSKEIENEFEQVK; this is encoded by the coding sequence ATGCATGAAGCAACTCTTATTACTTTCATTGTATATCTCATTTTAATGCTCGTTATCGGTTTTATCTCCTATCGTTTAACAAAAAACTTATCAGATTATGTATTAGGTGGGAGAAATTTAGGTCCAGGAGTAACGGCACTTAGCGCTGGGGCTTCTGATATGAGTAGCTGGTTGTTATTAGGTTTACCTGGATCAGCCTACCTTTCAGGTATGAATGCGCTATGGATTACAGTAGGATTAGCTATCGGTGCGTATTTAAATTGGCAATTCGTGGCACGGCGACTTAGAGCCTATACTGAAATATCCAACAACTCAATTACGATTCCAGATTTTTTAGAAAACCGCTTCAAAGATCGATCAAAGATTTTACGCATCACGTCTGCTGTTGTTATCCTCATATTTTTCACCTTATACATATCTTCAGGAATGGTTGGCGGAGCCATTTTGTTTGAAAACTCATTCGGTTTATCGTATAGCTCTGCTTTATGGATTGGTGCACTCGTCATTGTTTCATATACATTTTTAGGTGGTTTTCTTGCTGTTAGTTGGACAGATTTTGTTCAAGGTATTTTAATGTTTCTTGCTTTGGTTATTGTCCCTATAGTAGCCATCACCGAAATGGGGGGGATCGGTGAAACGATAGATCGAGTAGCATCGATTGATCCAACTTATTTAGATGCTGCTGCCGATACAACCTTTATTGGAGTTGTTTCCTTATTAGCTTGGGGACTTGGGTATTTCGGACAGCCACATATTTTAGCAAGATTTATGGCTATAAAATCCGTAAAAGATATTCCCACTGCTAGGTTAATAGGGATGACTTGGATGATACTAGCTGCGTTAGGTGCAGTTTTTACCGGGTTTGTCGGAATTGCCTATTTTGCAGATGTACCTTTAGCAAATCCCGAAATTGTATTTATTGAATTTACGCAAGTATTATTTGATCCTTGGGTTTCTGGGTTTTTATTAGCTGCAATATTAGCTGCAATTATGAGTACAATTGACTCTCAGTTACTCGTATCATCAAGTGCAGTCGTTGAAGACTTTTATAAATCGTTGTACAAAAAGCAAGCTGGTGATCGTGAGTTAGTGTGGATTAGTCGATTATCTGTTGTAATCATTGCTATTATTGCCATCCTTCTAGCCTCAAATCCTGAGAGCTCAGTACTAGAGCTAGTAAGCTACGCTTGGGCAGGTTTTGGTGCTGCATTCGGTCCAGTAATCCTCTTTTCGCTATTTTGGAAGCGGATGAATGGAAGTGGAGCGGCTGCTGGGTTGTTTGTAGGGGCACTGACTGTTATGCTTTGGAAAAATGCTGAAGGTGGCCTGTTTGATCTTTACGAAATTGTACCAGGATTTATTTTTGCATCATTAGCCATCGTGATCGTAAGTTTAGTAGGAGAAAAGCCCTCTAAAGAAATTGAAAACGAATTTGAACAAGTAAAATGA
- a CDS encoding SRPBCC domain-containing protein gives MKTSTGKSILKKDVLINAPLDLVWHAWTNSDRVSKWFAPITVVEPKEGGAFELYFDPENVEGMNTKGCKIKRFVPTKQLEFTWKGPDQFASIMNNQDDLTLVNVLFEEEEEKTKVTLEHFGWGFGASWEEAFKWHEMAWQGALGSLKSALEKGEGELCCQPE, from the coding sequence TTGAAAACATCTACAGGAAAAAGTATCTTGAAAAAGGATGTTCTTATTAATGCTCCATTAGATCTTGTGTGGCATGCATGGACGAATTCCGATAGAGTTTCCAAATGGTTTGCACCTATAACTGTAGTTGAACCTAAGGAAGGTGGAGCATTTGAGTTATATTTTGATCCTGAAAATGTTGAAGGTATGAATACGAAAGGTTGTAAAATAAAAAGATTTGTTCCAACAAAGCAATTAGAATTCACTTGGAAAGGTCCTGATCAGTTTGCTTCCATTATGAACAACCAAGATGACCTTACACTTGTAAATGTTCTTTTTGAAGAAGAGGAAGAAAAAACTAAGGTTACACTTGAACATTTTGGTTGGGGATTCGGAGCATCTTGGGAAGAAGCATTTAAATGGCATGAAATGGCATGGCAGGGAGCGCTCGGAAGTCTGAAATCTGCATTAGAGAAGGGTGAAGGCGAACTTTGTTGTCAGCCAGAATAA
- a CDS encoding VOC family protein has product MSIPVLNEIGTVFIPVSNIENARDWYCDILGLPVDGEVQFGHIYVMPMKGSGIVLDSKIFSEENIFKTPLFHFNTEDIEAAYTYMKQKGVQLTSEIEHNHYFNFKDPDGNHLMICKC; this is encoded by the coding sequence ATGAGTATTCCTGTTTTAAATGAAATTGGGACCGTTTTTATTCCAGTAAGTAATATAGAAAATGCACGTGATTGGTATTGTGACATTTTAGGTTTACCTGTAGACGGAGAAGTTCAGTTTGGTCATATATATGTAATGCCTATGAAAGGTTCGGGTATTGTACTAGACAGTAAAATATTTTCAGAGGAAAATATTTTTAAAACGCCATTATTTCATTTTAATACAGAAGATATTGAGGCAGCTTATACATATATGAAACAAAAAGGGGTTCAGTTAACTTCTGAAATTGAACATAATCATTATTTTAATTTCAAAGATCCTGACGGAAATCACTTAATGATTTGTAAGTGTTAA
- a CDS encoding ABC transporter permease has translation MRNSMKVAKWEFKRNIKNKSFLISLIITPIIFILFATLPSLLEGLGNDDEAVTVYLYDELNIMPQIEEIIKQDESINWSIKKTTSNEATMLEQLKIEENTAYIPLSKSILLNGNIQVYTSKGINDDFSRDLRIFTQPLQLSRLNQLELTSEQLQVVTSEIVFSPVLIEDTAKEGTSATATSQDPLKRIIPGLFAGIILFSISMTGMMIFQSASQEKKEKVAEIVLSSVTPVELMQGKIVGYFWLGMTQVIVWLGIIGPIVVLNFDEIPIIEYLLVPELLLLLFIAIVGYLLYAAIFVGLGATVEDVNSSSNFQGLVLMLPFMPLIFIGPILDNPSGLAAIIGTYIPFSSPTVLLMRLSMLEVWPWKEIIISLVLLLISVWLLMKIAGKIFKVGILMYGKNASPKEIWKWLRA, from the coding sequence ATGCGCAATAGTATGAAGGTAGCTAAATGGGAATTTAAACGCAACATTAAGAATAAATCTTTTTTAATCTCACTTATCATAACACCAATCATTTTTATCTTATTTGCAACATTACCTTCTTTATTAGAAGGGCTTGGAAATGACGATGAAGCAGTAACTGTCTATCTTTATGATGAACTGAACATCATGCCTCAAATTGAAGAGATTATAAAACAAGATGAATCCATAAATTGGTCCATCAAAAAAACAACATCAAATGAAGCAACAATGCTTGAGCAACTTAAAATCGAGGAAAATACAGCTTATATTCCATTGTCGAAATCAATTTTATTAAATGGAAATATACAAGTTTACACTAGTAAAGGTATAAACGATGATTTCTCAAGAGATCTACGTATCTTTACCCAACCGCTACAATTATCAAGGTTGAATCAACTAGAATTAACCTCTGAGCAACTGCAAGTGGTTACAAGTGAAATTGTATTTTCACCTGTGTTAATAGAAGATACAGCTAAGGAAGGAACTAGCGCAACAGCTACTAGTCAAGACCCTCTAAAAAGAATTATTCCTGGACTATTCGCTGGCATAATTTTGTTTTCGATAAGCATGACAGGAATGATGATATTCCAAAGTGCATCTCAGGAGAAAAAAGAGAAAGTAGCTGAAATTGTATTATCATCTGTAACGCCAGTAGAGCTAATGCAAGGTAAAATCGTTGGTTATTTTTGGTTGGGAATGACTCAAGTAATTGTTTGGTTAGGGATCATTGGCCCTATAGTAGTCTTGAATTTCGATGAAATCCCAATCATTGAATATTTATTAGTTCCAGAGCTATTACTGTTATTATTCATCGCGATTGTTGGTTACCTTCTATATGCTGCTATATTTGTAGGATTAGGAGCAACAGTAGAAGATGTAAATTCATCTAGTAATTTTCAAGGGCTTGTATTGATGTTGCCATTTATGCCGCTTATATTTATTGGCCCTATTTTAGATAATCCATCAGGATTAGCTGCTATAATTGGCACGTATATTCCGTTTTCTTCACCTACAGTCCTATTAATGCGCCTTTCAATGCTAGAGGTTTGGCCATGGAAGGAGATTATTATTTCATTAGTCTTATTACTTATAAGCGTTTGGTTGTTAATGAAAATCGCTGGGAAAATATTTAAAGTTGGTATTTTAATGTATGGTAAGAATGCTAGCCCGAAAGAAATTTGGAAGTGGCTAAGAGCATAA